A region from the Rosa rugosa chromosome 6, drRosRugo1.1, whole genome shotgun sequence genome encodes:
- the LOC133717911 gene encoding uncharacterized protein LOC133717911 isoform X6, which yields MDKRAKSVCGSNELSGSSEMLNSSVAISTAESKPLRIGGDERLGSEEFGESSTANSVPMIPAASGTSELVSSTAARASVQPKAVRIGGADSLGFEGFGESSIANSVLANYESSGLTCVSGSAASSGFQKPMTAAAPGSLAGPSELVSISGDGSSGQPKALRIGGAESLVSISGESFIADPVGCFSKDQRTCSFISIT from the exons ATGGACAAG CGTGCCAAGTCTGTTTGTGGATCCAATGAATTGTCTGGATCATCTGAGATGCTCAATAGCTCTGTAGCTATTTCTACTGCCGAATCTAAGCCATTGAG GATTGGAGGAGATGAGCGTTTGGGTTCTGAGGAATTTGGGGAGTCCTCCACTGCCAATTCTGTG CCTATGATTCCTGCTGCTTCTGGAACATCTGAGTTGGTCTCTAGCACTGCAGCTAGAGCTTCTGTCCAACCTAAGGCAGTGAG GATTGGAGGTGCTGATTCGTTGGGTTTTGAGGGATTTGGGGAATCCTCCATTGCTAATTCTGTG CTTGCGAACTATGAATCCTCTGGATTGACTTGTGTGTCTGGATCAGCTGCATCTTCTGGATTCCAAAAG CCTATGACTGCTGCTGCTCCTGGGTCATTAGCTGGACCATCTGAGTTGGTCTCTATCTCTGGAGATGGATCTTCTGGCCAACCTAAAGCATTGAG GATTGGAGGTGCTGAGTCGTTAGTCTCTATCTCTGGGGAATCCTTCATTGCTGATCCTGTG
- the LOC133717911 gene encoding uncharacterized protein LOC133717911 isoform X5: MDKRAKSVCGSNELSGSSEMLNSSVAISTAESKPLRIGGDERLGSEEFGESSTANSVPMIPAASGTSELVSSTAARASVQPKAVRIGGADSLGFEGFGESSIANSVLANYESSGLTCVSGSAASSGFQKPMTAAAPGSLAGPSELVSISGDGSSGQPKALRIGGAESLVSISGESFIADPVGKRKGMRKKHFRKRDFTLSEEGSHVTPSEEGSHVWWLL, translated from the exons ATGGACAAG CGTGCCAAGTCTGTTTGTGGATCCAATGAATTGTCTGGATCATCTGAGATGCTCAATAGCTCTGTAGCTATTTCTACTGCCGAATCTAAGCCATTGAG GATTGGAGGAGATGAGCGTTTGGGTTCTGAGGAATTTGGGGAGTCCTCCACTGCCAATTCTGTG CCTATGATTCCTGCTGCTTCTGGAACATCTGAGTTGGTCTCTAGCACTGCAGCTAGAGCTTCTGTCCAACCTAAGGCAGTGAG GATTGGAGGTGCTGATTCGTTGGGTTTTGAGGGATTTGGGGAATCCTCCATTGCTAATTCTGTG CTTGCGAACTATGAATCCTCTGGATTGACTTGTGTGTCTGGATCAGCTGCATCTTCTGGATTCCAAAAG CCTATGACTGCTGCTGCTCCTGGGTCATTAGCTGGACCATCTGAGTTGGTCTCTATCTCTGGAGATGGATCTTCTGGCCAACCTAAAGCATTGAG GATTGGAGGTGCTGAGTCGTTAGTCTCTATCTCTGGGGAATCCTTCATTGCTGATCCTGTG GGGAAGAGAAAAGGTATGCGTAAGAAGCATTTCCGCAAGAGGGATTTTACCCTGAGTGAGGAGGGCAGTCATGTTACCCCGAGTGAGGAGGGCAGTCATG TTTGGTGGTTACTATAA
- the LOC133717910 gene encoding putative transcription elongation factor SPT5 homolog 1, whose protein sequence is MPNRREDYEEEEEESEMREERRANSKRGSSNSDEIEIQKRRGRGSNSKKRKLKSVAEEEEEEEGGGGRPFKSMFVDDEAIEDEDEDEEEDDEGELDGFIVNEPEFDNEPDEVDHDGGGGRRMGFVLPEEEEEEDIDEFERRVQDRFRDVHVEEYEDDTEVGQQALIPGVKDPKLWLVKCAIGKEREVAACLMHKCIDNPGELQIMSAIALDHLKSFIYVEAYKEAHVREACKGLRYVILQKIMLVPIKEMIDVLSCESKSVVNDKWVRIKTGVYKGDLAKIVGHVPGRQQVRVKLIPRVDLQALAKGVESSKKKESGARPDRVPALLRNMNLVRQLGVRVQSMRDPLARGYIEKIDGLSGMIFKDGFHLKVVSDKSIKEAKPSLQELEEFQELDGDGDHTIPNRKKGQSFMKGDAVIVTEGDLRNLVGRVEKVELGTVHIKAEMDGLPETVAINQTALQKCFKEGQHVKVVSGSQQGATGMVVKVDQQKQLITILSDAANEAICVFSDHVVESPEVNNGDTMCDSHNLRYHKTPGRSPRFSGGARRHDGQDGFGKGSRVKFRLGPYKGCRGRVVEVKGSNVRVELESQMKTIVVDRLHCISESGNVAAAVTTPYRSGCETPMPYMRTPMRDPGATSMPYMTTPMRDPGASPMRYMTTPYMMTPRRDPPRATPIHGGMRTPPMTPMRDPRATPIHGGMRTPPIY, encoded by the coding sequence ATGCCGAATCGGAGAGAGgattatgaagaagaagaagaggagagcgAGATGCGGGAGGAGCGAAGGGCCAATTCGAAGCGGGGGAGCTCGAATTCTGACGAGATTGAGATCCAGAAGCGGAGAGGGCGAGGGTCGAATTCGAAGAAGAGGAAATTGAAATCCGttgcggaggaggaggaggaggaagaaggcgGTGGTGGAAGGCCTTTTAAGTCCATGTTTGTGGATGATGAGGCTATtgaggatgaagatgaggatgaggaggaaGACGATGAGGGTGAATTGGATGGGTTTATTGTTAATGAACCGGAGTTTGATAACGAACCTGATGAAGTTGATCATGATGGCGGCGGTGGGAGAAGGATGGGGTTTGTGCTtccggaggaagaagaagaggaggataTTGATGAGTTTGAAAGAAGGGTTCAAGACAGATTTAGGGATGTTCATGTGGAAGAATATGAGGACGATACGGAGGTTGGACAGCAAGCTCTCATACCCGGTGTTAAGGACCCGAAATTGTGGTTGGTGAAGTGTGCCATTGgtaaagagagagaggtagCGGCTTGTCTAATGCACAAGTGTATTGATAATCCTGGAGAATTGCAGATCATGTCTGCAATTGCTTTGGATCACTTGAAAAGCTTCATATATGTTGAAGCTTACAAAGAAGCCCATGTGAGGGAAGCTTGCAAAGGTCTGAGGTATGTAATTCTGCAGAAAATAATGCTTGTTCCTATTAAAGAGATGATTGATGTGCTATCATGTGAAAGCAAGAGCGTTGTAAATGATAAATGGGTTAGGATTAAGACGGGAGTATATAAAGGGGACCTTGCCAAGATTGTGGGGCATGTCCCGGGGAGACAGCAAGTTAGAGTAAAGTTAATTCCAAGGGTTGATTTACAAGCTCTTGCAAAAGGTGTAGAATCATCGAAGAAGAAGGAATCTGGCGCACGTCCTGATCGTGTTCCTGCACTTCTTAGGAACATGAACCTAGTTAGACAGCTGGGTGTACGAGTACAGTCCATGCGAGATCCATTGGCACGTGGTTATATTGAGAAGATTGATGGCTTATCTGGGATGATCTTTAAAGATGGTTTCCATCTTAAAGTTGTTTCTGATAAAAGTATAAAAGAGGCAAAACCCTCCTTGCAGGAACTTGAAGAATTCCAGGAACTTGATGGTGATGGAGATCATACAATTCCAAATAGAAAGAAAGGCCAAAGCTTTATGAAGGGCGATGCAGTTATTGTTACGGAGGGAGATCTGAGAAACTTGGTGGGACGGGTTGAGAAAGTTGAGTTAGGGACTGTTCATATCAAAGCGGAAATGGATGGCCTCCCGGAAACTGTTGCCATCAATCAAACAGCACTTCAGAAATGCTTTAAAGAAGGGCAGCATGTGAAGGTTGTTAGTGGTAGTCAACAAGGAGCAACTGGCATGGTTGTTAAGGTTGATCAGCAGAAGCAGTTGATCACCATTTTATCTGATGCAGCCAATGAAGCTATCTGCGTGTTCTCTGATCATGTTGTGGAGAGTCCTGAAGTAAATAATGGTGATACAATGTGTGACTCCCACAACTTAAGGTATCACAAAACCCCTGGTCGAAGTCCGAGGTTTTCTGGAGGTGCAAGAAGGCATGATGGGCAGGATGGCTTTGGTAAAGGGAGCCGAGTAAAGTTCCGTCTAGGTCCCTATAAAGGCTGCAGGGGGCGTGTTGTGGAGGTTAAAGGATCAAATGTAAGGGTTGAACTAGAGTCCCAGATGAAAACTATTGTTGTTGATCGTCTGCATTGTATTTCAGAATCAGGTAATGTTGCTGCTGCAGTTACAACACCATATCGCTCTGGTTGTGAGACCCCAATGCCTTACATGAGGACTCCTATGAGAGATCCTGGAGCAACGTCAATGCCTTACATGACAACTCCCATGAGAGATCCTGGAGCATCCCCAATGCGTTATATGACGACTCCCTACATGATGACTCCCAGAAGAGATCCCCCCCGAGCAACACCAATACATGGTGGCATGAGAACTCCACCTATGACTCCCATGAGAGATCCCCGAGCAACACCGATACATGGTGGCATGAGGACCCCTCCTATATATTAG
- the LOC133717911 gene encoding uncharacterized protein LOC133717911 isoform X3, translating to MDKRAKSVCGSNELSGSSEMLNSSVAISTAESKPLRIGGDERLGSEEFGESSTANSVPMIPAASGTSELVSSTAARASVQPKAVRIGGADSLGFEGFGESSIANSVLANYESSGLTCVSGSAASSGFQKGKRKGMRKKHFRKRDFTLSEEGSHVTPSEEGSHEHEVFGSDDESSLFGGYYKLLFAEEEHLSEKEKQDHFVKEKILTTPIPPITNTFDRPSCLVEYGRPVLGGVPVKYRQFSWDRFDHLESQESHDLW from the exons ATGGACAAG CGTGCCAAGTCTGTTTGTGGATCCAATGAATTGTCTGGATCATCTGAGATGCTCAATAGCTCTGTAGCTATTTCTACTGCCGAATCTAAGCCATTGAG GATTGGAGGAGATGAGCGTTTGGGTTCTGAGGAATTTGGGGAGTCCTCCACTGCCAATTCTGTG CCTATGATTCCTGCTGCTTCTGGAACATCTGAGTTGGTCTCTAGCACTGCAGCTAGAGCTTCTGTCCAACCTAAGGCAGTGAG GATTGGAGGTGCTGATTCGTTGGGTTTTGAGGGATTTGGGGAATCCTCCATTGCTAATTCTGTG CTTGCGAACTATGAATCCTCTGGATTGACTTGTGTGTCTGGATCAGCTGCATCTTCTGGATTCCAAAAG GGGAAGAGAAAAGGTATGCGTAAGAAGCATTTCCGCAAGAGGGATTTTACCCTGAGTGAGGAGGGCAGTCATGTTACCCCGAGTGAGGAGGGCAGTCATGAGCATGAGGTTTTCGGTTCAGATGATGAATCATCATTGTTTGGTGGTTACTATAAGCTGCTATTTGCAGAGGAAGAACACTTGTCAGAAAAG GAGAAACAAGATCATTTCGTAAAGGAGAAGATTCTGACTACCCCCATTCCTCCTATCACGAACACTTTTGATAGGCCTAGCTGTCTGGTTGAGTATGGCAGACCTGTTTTGGGCGGTGTCCCGGTCAAATACCGGCAATTCTCTTGGGATAGATTTGATCACTTGGAATCCCAAGAGAGTCATGATCTTTGGTAG
- the LOC133717911 gene encoding uncharacterized protein LOC133717911 isoform X2, with protein sequence MDKRAKSVCGSNELSGSSEMLNSSVAISTAESKPLRIGGDERLGSEEFGESSTANSVPMIPAASGTSELVSSTAARASVQPKAVRIGGADSLGFEGFGESSIANSVLANYESSGLTCVSGSAASSGFQKPMTAAAPGSLAGPSELVSISGDGSSGQPKALRIGGAESLVSISGESFIADPVGKRKGMRKKHFRKRDFTLSEEGSHVTPSEEGSHEHEVFGSDDESSLFGGYYKLLFAEEEHLSEKGCFSKDQRTCSFISIT encoded by the exons ATGGACAAG CGTGCCAAGTCTGTTTGTGGATCCAATGAATTGTCTGGATCATCTGAGATGCTCAATAGCTCTGTAGCTATTTCTACTGCCGAATCTAAGCCATTGAG GATTGGAGGAGATGAGCGTTTGGGTTCTGAGGAATTTGGGGAGTCCTCCACTGCCAATTCTGTG CCTATGATTCCTGCTGCTTCTGGAACATCTGAGTTGGTCTCTAGCACTGCAGCTAGAGCTTCTGTCCAACCTAAGGCAGTGAG GATTGGAGGTGCTGATTCGTTGGGTTTTGAGGGATTTGGGGAATCCTCCATTGCTAATTCTGTG CTTGCGAACTATGAATCCTCTGGATTGACTTGTGTGTCTGGATCAGCTGCATCTTCTGGATTCCAAAAG CCTATGACTGCTGCTGCTCCTGGGTCATTAGCTGGACCATCTGAGTTGGTCTCTATCTCTGGAGATGGATCTTCTGGCCAACCTAAAGCATTGAG GATTGGAGGTGCTGAGTCGTTAGTCTCTATCTCTGGGGAATCCTTCATTGCTGATCCTGTG GGGAAGAGAAAAGGTATGCGTAAGAAGCATTTCCGCAAGAGGGATTTTACCCTGAGTGAGGAGGGCAGTCATGTTACCCCGAGTGAGGAGGGCAGTCATGAGCATGAGGTTTTCGGTTCAGATGATGAATCATCATTGTTTGGTGGTTACTATAAGCTGCTATTTGCAGAGGAAGAACACTTGTCAGAAAAG
- the LOC133715946 gene encoding arabinogalactan protein 16-like, protein MAACFAFSKAIFRLLAVLAVLFLASASASRAPAASPLAAPAPAPVPVPTSDGTSIDQGIAYVLMLVALVLTYLIHPLDASSYNFF, encoded by the exons ATGGCAGCTTGCTTTGCTTTTTCCAAGGCCATTTTCCGACTTCTGGCAGTGCTGGCAGTCCTCTTCTTGGCTTCTGCCTCTGCCTCAAGGGCTCCTGCTGCTTCACCGCTAgctgctcctgctcctgctcCTGTTCCTGTTCCCACTAGTGATG GGACTTCAATAGATCAGGGGATTGCGTATGTGCTGATGCTCGTGGCTTTGGTGCTCACATATCTCATTCATCCTTTGGATGCATCATCCTACAACTTCTTTTga
- the LOC133717911 gene encoding uncharacterized protein LOC133717911 isoform X1, with protein sequence MDKRAKSVCGSNELSGSSEMLNSSVAISTAESKPLRIGGDERLGSEEFGESSTANSVPMIPAASGTSELVSSTAARASVQPKAVRIGGADSLGFEGFGESSIANSVLANYESSGLTCVSGSAASSGFQKPMTAAAPGSLAGPSELVSISGDGSSGQPKALRIGGAESLVSISGESFIADPVGKRKGMRKKHFRKRDFTLSEEGSHVTPSEEGSHEHEVFGSDDESSLFGGYYKLLFAEEEHLSEKEKQDHFVKEKILTTPIPPITNTFDRPSCLVEYGRPVLGGVPVKYRQFSWDRFDHLESQESHDLW encoded by the exons ATGGACAAG CGTGCCAAGTCTGTTTGTGGATCCAATGAATTGTCTGGATCATCTGAGATGCTCAATAGCTCTGTAGCTATTTCTACTGCCGAATCTAAGCCATTGAG GATTGGAGGAGATGAGCGTTTGGGTTCTGAGGAATTTGGGGAGTCCTCCACTGCCAATTCTGTG CCTATGATTCCTGCTGCTTCTGGAACATCTGAGTTGGTCTCTAGCACTGCAGCTAGAGCTTCTGTCCAACCTAAGGCAGTGAG GATTGGAGGTGCTGATTCGTTGGGTTTTGAGGGATTTGGGGAATCCTCCATTGCTAATTCTGTG CTTGCGAACTATGAATCCTCTGGATTGACTTGTGTGTCTGGATCAGCTGCATCTTCTGGATTCCAAAAG CCTATGACTGCTGCTGCTCCTGGGTCATTAGCTGGACCATCTGAGTTGGTCTCTATCTCTGGAGATGGATCTTCTGGCCAACCTAAAGCATTGAG GATTGGAGGTGCTGAGTCGTTAGTCTCTATCTCTGGGGAATCCTTCATTGCTGATCCTGTG GGGAAGAGAAAAGGTATGCGTAAGAAGCATTTCCGCAAGAGGGATTTTACCCTGAGTGAGGAGGGCAGTCATGTTACCCCGAGTGAGGAGGGCAGTCATGAGCATGAGGTTTTCGGTTCAGATGATGAATCATCATTGTTTGGTGGTTACTATAAGCTGCTATTTGCAGAGGAAGAACACTTGTCAGAAAAG GAGAAACAAGATCATTTCGTAAAGGAGAAGATTCTGACTACCCCCATTCCTCCTATCACGAACACTTTTGATAGGCCTAGCTGTCTGGTTGAGTATGGCAGACCTGTTTTGGGCGGTGTCCCGGTCAAATACCGGCAATTCTCTTGGGATAGATTTGATCACTTGGAATCCCAAGAGAGTCATGATCTTTGGTAG